In the Pseudoalteromonas sp. A25 genome, GTAAGTGAGTTAACAAAATAGTTTTTGCTTGTGAACCTAACCTATCTCCACTACTAAATATACCATTTTGGAAGCTAGACTGATTTTGAAACTTGCCCACTGATAACTTACTTTTCTCACCGCTATAGACAGAGTTGAACGCTTTGACCTTTTTGGTTTCAAGTGCTCTTGATGATTCTGTTGCCGAACAACCACTGAGCAGTAAAGATACCACTACACCTAAGATTAGTTTATTTTGATACATGGTTTCACCCTGATTAACGAGATCCAACTCACACATTTGTGAGCGATAAAACTGCCAAACTTCTTAGATTCAAGTATAAGTACGCCACTCAAATTATCTGTAAGTTCATGTAATCGTTTGTGAGAACCATCCACACATACTTACATAAATATTGAGTATCTGAGCGAAAATGAAATGGTAAACAGCCTAAAAGCGTGTACGTTAGGTGACGTTAGATTTAACCCACCAAAATGATTGAGTGTTCGTGCAAGTTGCTACAATCTCGGTTCTAATGGCTCACGTGATTGAAGCAAAAATAGTTACTTTGCATCAGGTGAGGTGAGCTGGTTTACCGACTGGCGAGAAACTCACCGCTAAAATAGATTCGCTTCAAGCGTTTGATGGCGCGCCGCTTATCCTACCTTGCCCCAAATTTCAGGCATTAAAAAAGGCCACCGAAGTGACCTTTTTTACAATGCTTATTGCATCACTATTGTTGATTACTCAACGATAGTTGCTACAACACCAGCACCAACTGTACGGCCACCTTCACGGATAGCGAAACGTAGACCTTCGTCCATCGCGATTGGTACGATTAGGTCAACAGTCATCTTGATGTTGTCACCTGGCATTACCATTTCTACGCCTTCTGGTAACTCAACGTTACCTGTTACGTCAGTTGTACGGAAGTAGAACTGTGGACGGTAGCCTTTGAAGAATGGCGTGTGACGACCACCTTCATCTTTAGAAAGTACGTATACTTCTGAAGTGAACTTCGTGTGAGGTGTGATTGAACCAGGCTTCGCTAGTACTTGACCACGCTCAACTTCGTCACGCTTAGTACCACGTAGAAGTGCACCAATGTTCTCACCCGCACGACCTTCGTCTAGAAGCTTACGGAACATCTCAACACCTGTACAAGTTGTCTTCGTTGTATCTTTGATACCTACGATTTCAACTTCGTCGTTCACGTTGATGATACCCGCTTCAACACGACCTGTTACTACTGTACCACGACCCTGGATTGAGAATACGTCTTCGATAGGCATGATGAATGGCTTATCGATGTCACGCTCTGGCTCTGGGATGTAAGTGTCTAGTGCTTCTGCAAGCTCAACAATTTTGTCTTCCCACTCTTTCTCGCCTTCTAACGCCTTAAGCGCAGAACCTTGGATTAGAGGTAGGTCATCACCTGGGAAGTCATACTCAGAAAGTAGTTCACGTACTTCCATCTCTACTAGCTCTAGAAGCTCTTCGTCGTCAACCATGTCACATTTGTTCATGAATACGATGATGTAAGGTACACCAACCTGACGAGAAAGTAGGATGTGCTCACGTGTTTGAGGCATAGGACCGTCAGTAGCAGCAACTACTAGGATCGCGCCGTCCATCTGTGCAGCACCAGTGATCATGTTTTTAACATAGTCAGCGTGTCCTGGACAGTCTACGTGTGCGTAGTGACGAGTTGGTGTATCGTACTCAACGTGTGAAGTTGAGATTGTGATACCACGCTCACGCTCTTCTGGAGCGTTATCGATTGATGCGAAGTCTTTTGCTTCACCACCGTATACTTTTGCAAGTACGTTAGTGATTGCTGCTGTTAGAGTTGTTTTACCGTGGTCAACGTGGCCGATTGTACCAACGTTTACGTGCGGTTTTACGCGTTCAAACTTTTCTTTTGCCATCTTAAAAAATTCCTATAAAGAAATTAAAGTCCAGCCCTTAGAGACCGGACCGAACTAAAATTACTTAACAGCGCGAGCTGCAATAATTGTATCGGCTACACTCTTTGCCGCTTCAGCGTACTTGGAAAATTCCATTGAGTACGATGCACGGCCCTGCGTAGCAGAACGAAGATCGGTTGCATAACCAAACATTTCTGAAAGCGGTACTTGTGCATTAACTTGCTTCAAGCCACCAAATGCTTCTTCCATGCCTTCGATTATGCCACGACGACGATTTAAATCACCTACTACATCACCCATGTTACCTTCAGGGGTGATAACTTCAACCTTCATGATTGGTTCTAAAATAATTGGCTTTGCTTCAAGCGCACCATTTTTAAAACCAATTGAACCTGCGATTTTAAATGCCATCTCGTTTGAGTCTACGTCATGGAACGAGCCATCAAACAATGTTGCTTTAACACCCAATAGCGGATAGCCGGCAAGGACACCTTGTCGCATCTGCTCTTGAATACCTTTATCAACCGCTGGAATATACTCTTTTGGAACCGCACCACCGACGATTTCATTTACGAACTCGTATGTAGGTGCTTCATCATCAGAAATATCCATCGGTTCAAGCTTAAGCCAAACATGACCATATTGACCACGACCACCAGATTGACGTACAAATTTACCCTCTGCTTTTACCGAGTTACGAATTGTCTCACGGTAAGCTACTTGAGGTTTACCAACGTTACATTCAACGCTGAATTCACGTTTCATACGATCAACAATGATGTCTAGGTGAAGCTCACCCATACCAGAGATAATCGTTTGACCTGATTCTTCATCCGTTTCTACACGGAATGATGGATCCTCTGCAGCTAGTTTACCTAGTGCAATACCCATTTTGTCTTGGTCGGCCACAGTTCTTGGCTCTACCGCAACCGAAATCACCGGCTCAGGAAATTCCATGCGCTCTAAAGTGATAACAGCTTCTTGTGAACATAATGTGTCACCGGTGGTGACATCTTTAAGACCAATTGCTGCAGCGATGTCGCCAGCGCGTACTTCTTTGATCTCTTCACGAGAATTTGCGTGCATTTGAACAATACGGCCCAAACGCTCTTTTTTGCTCTTAATCGGGTTGTATACCGCATCACCCTGCTTAACTGTACCAGAGTAAACACGGAAGAAAGTTAAAGTACCTACAAATGGGTCTGTGGCAATTTTAAATGCCAACGCCGAGAACGGCGCATTATCATCTGCAGGACGGGTAGCCTCAGAGTCATCCTCTAAGATACCTTGGATTTCTTTAACTTCAGTAGGTGACGGCATGTACTCAATAACCGCGTCAAGCACTGCTTGAACGCCTTTGTTTTTGAATGCACTACCACAGGTCATTGGCACAATTTCGTTGGCCAATGTCTGCTGACGAAGGGCTGATTTAATCTCAGCTTCGCTTAATTCGCCGCCTTCTAAATATTTATCCATTAGCTCTTCAGAAGCCTCAGCTGCACTCTCAACTAAGTGAGAGCGCCACTCTTCGGCTAAATCCTGAAGCTCTGCTGGGATCTCTTCATAATTAAACGTCAT is a window encoding:
- the tuf gene encoding elongation factor Tu, yielding MAKEKFERVKPHVNVGTIGHVDHGKTTLTAAITNVLAKVYGGEAKDFASIDNAPEERERGITISTSHVEYDTPTRHYAHVDCPGHADYVKNMITGAAQMDGAILVVAATDGPMPQTREHILLSRQVGVPYIIVFMNKCDMVDDEELLELVEMEVRELLSEYDFPGDDLPLIQGSALKALEGEKEWEDKIVELAEALDTYIPEPERDIDKPFIMPIEDVFSIQGRGTVVTGRVEAGIINVNDEVEIVGIKDTTKTTCTGVEMFRKLLDEGRAGENIGALLRGTKRDEVERGQVLAKPGSITPHTKFTSEVYVLSKDEGGRHTPFFKGYRPQFYFRTTDVTGNVELPEGVEMVMPGDNIKMTVDLIVPIAMDEGLRFAIREGGRTVGAGVVATIVE
- the fusA gene encoding elongation factor G yields the protein MARTTPIERYRNIGICAHVDAGKTTTTERVLFYTGLSHKIGEVHDGAATMDWMEQEQERGITITSAATTCFWKGMDAQFDDHRINIIDTPGHVDFTIEVERSLRVLDGAVVVLCASSGVQPQTETVWRQANKYAVPRMVFVNKMDRTGADFLAVVEQVKSRLGATPVPIQLPIGAEDEFKGVIDLIKMKAINWNNNDQGMTFNYEEIPAELQDLAEEWRSHLVESAAEASEELMDKYLEGGELSEAEIKSALRQQTLANEIVPMTCGSAFKNKGVQAVLDAVIEYMPSPTEVKEIQGILEDDSEATRPADDNAPFSALAFKIATDPFVGTLTFFRVYSGTVKQGDAVYNPIKSKKERLGRIVQMHANSREEIKEVRAGDIAAAIGLKDVTTGDTLCSQEAVITLERMEFPEPVISVAVEPRTVADQDKMGIALGKLAAEDPSFRVETDEESGQTIISGMGELHLDIIVDRMKREFSVECNVGKPQVAYRETIRNSVKAEGKFVRQSGGRGQYGHVWLKLEPMDISDDEAPTYEFVNEIVGGAVPKEYIPAVDKGIQEQMRQGVLAGYPLLGVKATLFDGSFHDVDSNEMAFKIAGSIGFKNGALEAKPIILEPIMKVEVITPEGNMGDVVGDLNRRRGIIEGMEEAFGGLKQVNAQVPLSEMFGYATDLRSATQGRASYSMEFSKYAEAAKSVADTIIAARAVK